The genomic region ACACCCCATTTAAAACCCTTGCAAACTTTCGACATTCTAACCAAATGAACCCTCCTGGCATCTGAATACAAATGCAGGTGGATGGTCGTTTGCAGGAAAGGCTAAATTAGTTAAAATACAAGAAATTTGGCATGACAAAATTCATTAAAAAGagaatttactaaaaatattgACCGTTACAACAAATATTAAGTATATAATGGCCTATCGGCCAAAATATGATGCAGGCAATAACACAGACCAATCATTTGCCTTTGTTTATCATTGCCCTGTATAAGTTGTCTGTCCATACACTGGGTCTGAATCCCTTTTCAATCATTTCCTTCATTAATGCCTCAGCCTCCATTACTCTGTGTATCATGTAGAGCCCGTGTACAATAAAATCATAAGACCATGCATTAGGAGTGCAACCTTTCTGGGGCATATAATTGAATAAATCACAAGCTGCTTCTACTTTTCCTTCCTTGCACAGGGCTCCAATAAGCAGGCAATAACACAGACCAGTCATTTGCCTTTGTTTATCATTGCCCTGTATAAGTTGTCTGTCCATACACTGGGTCTGAATCCCTTTTCAATCATCTCCTTCATGAATGCCTCAGCCTCCTTTACTCTCTGTATCATGTAGAGCCCGTGTACAATAAAATCATAAGACCATGCATTTGGAGTGCAACCTTTCTGGGGCATATAATTGAATAAATCACAAGCTGCTTCTACTTTTCCTTCCTTGCACAGGGCTCCAATAAGCATGTTGAAAGTAAAAACATTAGGCACAAAAATTTCCTCAATTATTTCTTGCAAAATGGACACAAGATTTGATGAATTAGAAAGCCCACCGATAAACATGCTTGCAATAGGATGAGATCCTTGTGTGTACAGCAATTGAAAAATCACTCTGGCCCAGTCAATTTCTCGTACCTTAAAACTATACTGCAAGAGTATATTGTAAATATAGGTAGAGGAGCGGCCACCTTTTTCCCTCATGTCCGCAAAAGTTTTCAGTGCTCCAGTAAACATGCCTACTTTGCATAAAACATGAATAAGATCCTCACAGCATTCAAGCTTAGGGATCAATCCTTTATCATACATCTCTTCCCAATATCTAAACGCCAATTCCACTTTACCTGCCTTGCAAAAGCCACCGATCAAGACACTGTACAATCTAGTGTGGGGAGGATGAACCGTAGCTAGAAATTCAAAGAACTTCAACGCATCAACCAATTTTTTACATTTCATGTACCCATTTAATAAAGCCACATATGTGTTAGTGTTAGGTTTACATCTATTTTCATGCATCTTCTTAAATGCCAGCATGGCTATGTCAGGCTGGCCTGCATTACAAAGGCCACTTATGAAGACATTGTAAAAATTGATATTATTGAGCTTACCTGATACATGCATATCTAACAATTGAAGAACCTGATCAGAATGGCCTGTTTCACATAGAACCTTAATCACAGATCTGAAAATGTAGCGACTTGGATGATGACCATATTCCTGCATCTCAAGCAACAACTTGACAGCCATGTCTGAATTTTTGGTGACATAAAAGCTTTGTATTAAAGCAGAATAAGTTTTTCTGTTCAGAAGTATGTCTTTCCTCCTCATCTTTTTTGGGACCaaaaatttgtcatcaattttacCAGTGTTACAGAGAATAGAAATGAATGTACTGGACATGGAAACATTTGGTGCATTCAGTCTTTTGATCCCTGTATCGATGACCTGCTGCATTACATCCATTTTCCTAGTTTTGTTCAAAGATATGACAATGTCAAAATAAGTTTGTTTACGAATGTTGAAACCAGTGGCTATGTCATTTTGTAGGACTCTGTGTGCTTCATCCAATTTTCCCGCTCTGCAAAGTGCACTGATAAGAGCATTATAGGTCACATTACCTAGAGAAAAGCCCATTTTTGATAATCCATTGCATAAACCTAGCACAATGTCTGACATTCCTCTTCTTTGGCATAAGAAACAAATCAGTTCATTCATGGTACAATTATCTGGAAAAATAAGCTGCCTCTTCATCTCATTCATCAAAATGTAGACTTTCCCAAGCCTATTTTTATTCACATCGTAAACTTTCTCAAgcctatttttttttaatagaccACTTACCAGTGCATTGTAGCAGGATTCTCCAGGAACGAAACCTTGAAAAGACCTTGCTTCCTCGAAGCATTCCACTGCATCATCCACTTTTTCCTCCTCCACAAGCCCTTTGATCCACGCATTATATACTTTTGACATCGAACTTACTCGTCCTTCTTTCCTGATTTCATCAATCAAAGTCTGGGCTTCATCAATCCTCTTTGCCTTGCAAAGTGCTGTAACAAATATTGCAACTGCAGATCCATCATTTCTAATCTTGCACAGCAACTCGTTGGCCTCCTCTAGCTTCCCCTGTTTACAGAGATTCCTCATCATTATACACTCTGTAGAACAAGAGCTCTTAAAGTGTCtccttgaaattgaaatttgtttgCAAATGGCATTTACAACATCAAAACACTTCTCTTCAATCAATCTATTCAACAGTGCATCATATCCAACTCTCTCTAAATCGAGACCCTGAAACCTCATTCTCCCAAACATTTGGAGAGCCATGTGGGATTGTCCTGCAAGTAGGGCTAATTTAAGTGACTAATATATGCCAACTGGTTTTTCTTTTGTCAAATTTTCTTAAAAACATTGgcaatttgaagatgaaatttcccATCAATTTCTACAAAACAACATTTCTTTGTTCAAAGAATCTACCAAGCATTTTATATAAAATCTTAAGCAAATTGGAAAAACATTTTTTGATTATGTGggaatatttaaaaactaaaattagCCTCAATTTCTGCGAAGCAACATTTCTTTTCTTGAAGAATTGCCAACATTATGATATAATAAAGGTTGAAATCTGAAAGTAAATTggaaaagctaattttgatgttaCCACCAAAGctagaaaataaataaatgaagtCAATGTTAAAAAAGATGCGCCAGGGTTTCAAAACTTGAATGGTGTAAATTATCCCTACCTGCAAAAGCATACCCCATGATCAAAACCTCATAAAACTGATAACCCCTCACGTTTAACTGCTTCTGAAAGGAATCCAACCAGACCAACATTAGATTATTTGATTTGCTTTGACAAAGCATTTTGAAAAAGCCGCAATAGGCAGCCGTAGTATGGCGATAATTCCTTTGTCGAGCCGCCCAATCAAAAAACATTAAACCTGACAATACATCATCATTGCCAAGCTTCTTTAATACTTTGACAATACATTCTTCTGTCAATCTGACTCCGAGCTGGGCTAGTGCATTTTCTAAAGCCTGCGGACCCCTGGAATGGAGTACGTGGCAAATACCTTCCACATCCCTCCGCAACTTTTCATTTCTCCGCGTGACCTCCGGGGGAAGAAACCACTGTCCGTGAGATGAAGCAAAAAAATTTATACTCTTTGTGGCGTGTTTTTCCGCTTTTGAACTGTATCTGCAtaagtcccaccatggtttgacGGAACTCAGCAGATAAGAAAGAGTAGGATTTCTGTTGTTCTCCAAGAGAAGGGAATATGCGTTGCTTTTTCTCAAAAATCGTCTGCAACAGCTCAACATGATCGTAGTTCCTCATGAGAACTACACTCAACGCTTCCGAGAACATATAGTTCGATGCTCTCTAATTTATCATGGAGTTtgatagccctgaaaattgatTGTATGAGAGTTTTCTGGTTTTATTTGctagggtttatcaaaatttcttatgtcTTGTGAAGAAAACTTTAACAATGATATATCTCGTCGTTATTTTTTCTCACTAAAGtcaagggttgtttaccatgggcgGGGCCATTTTATTTTCTAGGGTTGTTTACTATGGGTAGGGTCATTTTATTTTCTagggttgtttaccatgggcgGGGCCATTTTATTTTCTAAGCGTTAAGTTGTGGTAGACCAGTTTTAGAAAAGATTTCTTTATAATCGATCTCTTTTAATATTTGTGCATGCGCCCGTTTTTTTCTTGAGTCTAAAAATCTTAAATGTTTCAGTTGGTTGATAAAAGCATAACAGATCTAACGGTTCATGCTTCCCGTGGTTAAAAGTGCAATGAAGATAAAGATCGCAGCAtcgcgagatgatgccacgtgtcttcAATGGAAAACGACAAGTTGGCGGTGTAACTTGCCGAAGCCTTGTGTCGCCGGTTTTCAAGCAGTAAAAACCGGTTTACTAACAGTCCTATCAATTGGCACGTGTTCAAGATGAACGACGATGTTATGTTCTGAGATAAAAGGTGTCCGACTTTTAATTTTGAAAGGGTTAACGAGCACTGTGTTAAAGCAATAAAGTGCGAACATATCTGACGACCCTTGTATCCTCgtgatggaagttgcaaggaggttACGGACTGcggcatcacaagatgatgccacgtgtcccgcGCTGACCAGGAAGACTTACGGTGGGGCCTTTGACAGAGTCTGATCGAAAGATGATATGGCGTCGATTAGTCATGGCTTCGTGGGTCCGCGAATATAGATGGAAGGTCAAATACCACATTGACGGATAATGATCGTTTGATTTGTCAAGTTGGGTAAGATCTGTGGTtgagtttcaaatttgaaattaaaagggATCATTAAAGACATTGGTCGTAGCCCGTGCGGGAGAGATAGGATGAAAAGGATACAGACTTATCGACTCAAGATGGTTAGTGACAAGTTGGGAGATTTGGATGCTGACTCAATCTAGGaggattattttcaattttttctacTGAGTAAAAAATGATTCGACAGGGCAAGGACAatatctcagagatgtgaaaggattgggATAAGCTTCAAGTTTAGATATGATGGATCACGAGTTCTCTAATGAATTCAGAGTTTTGCTTGTTGACAAGAATCCTGAAACAGAAGACTGtacacccatggaagaataaaatcaggATAAAATCACTCGCATAAGATGAACCTTGACAGGAAAATACAGTGGATGTgataggcatgatttctagtgTCCATAGCTGGCAGGTTGAATTAAAAGCACCAGAGTGATGATTTTTTATGAACATGAACTACTAGATAAAGTGTTTTAACTATAAATATAGCAAGGTGGTGACTAAACTGGTAGGAGAAAATGAAGCCTTTCCATTTTCTAAGTGCAGTTCTTTCTTTTGCAAGgggaatgatgtttgagcaaggtcGTAAATGGAGTTGTTATATGTTCTATGATACCGGATGGATgttttctctcatgtgtgagtatgtctattgctagaggggatgtgaaagtggggaggattgccagagggggcgtgaaagccttttcttatgaagaaaggtcaCGCATGGTATAACCTCTGCTTCTACTCTATCACTGGATGGCAGGGGGTTCTGAGAGAgagcccacagaggaatgaaaaaggaacatgttTGGGTAGGGAGTGGTAGGAAATCATCCATGTGGTTGCATGGAAGttgcgacccctccccaacatattatgtttcccctaTAGCTCTTCCTGTAGAGGCGATTTTTCTTCTTGTCGGGACCCGGTTTCCTTTACTAGAAGGGAAATGCTCTATAGGACAGAAGcacaacatctcacactccatctgaaggtGTTAGGGCGATAACGGCATGGCTCAAACGATTTTACTCCTACCAATTTTCAGTTAAGAATGTTGATTCACAGGTGCCAGTACATGGATATGGAAATATTCTTGTAACAGAATTGCACATGGCCTTTTAGGCCTAGTTGTCAAGAATGAATCTCTAGTTGACGTGTGTCTTTTGGTCGGAATCTTGTTGCtcattttcttctataaaaagggaaatcatggccaGAAGAACGATTCAGATTTTTTGGGGAGTATCTCGTAGGTTCAGTTTTCTTGTTCCTTGAGTTTTTCCTAGTCTGTTTCCAGTAGTGAGTCTAAGTGAAGTGAACAAGCTGTAAAAAATTTTACAGAGTAAATATAGAAATGTTTTAGTGTCAAGTTTTgcacaggttcttgaaggagttatatgtaaatttcatcATGTGATAGAGATAGCATTTTATTAAGAGAAAATGGAATTCTGACTtttttctctccattgcatgattctatcaaattttgaatgaaatcaatcaagggtttatttcatttagtgcattattgtgatgtatgtagctttttgtttatgctttggcccgaggggtcaattaaattgcttaaatagagttgcagaatgatagggcTCGTGCAgggattttagataagtagttttgggttgggATTACAAATGAaatatattgtaaggcagtattatcttagatcttatGTTATCAGATCAAATTTTGTCACATTTTCAGGTTTACATTTTTACATCTTTTaggtgcccaatggagtaaggcactaatcactATTTGTAACCGGTTTTATTAATCAGTCTTGTTTCAGTTTTAATTGATGAATCTCTACAAATTTTTCAATATCAGAACATCATTGTTGTTTTCATGTATTTTCTTAAAGTTGTCCCGCCCATCTCATGCTCCAgcctaaggttgaggatcactgaaggacttgccatccttgagcattctccctttctgttgagcccTTTTATGAGATAATATGTTTTGTTTTTAGTAAATTCCTTAGTATTGTTGCAAAAATCAGCaagttcactgaagggattaccctcccgAATTCtgcagagcccgaagtgtagaaggatcttgtatccttctTAATGTTGGCCCAAgcctgaaggatattgatagttggaagtggtaTTTTTGAGAAAATAGCTTGGTCTCTACCCTGTGGTAGTGTAAACCCGtttattttgggaaccaacaaaaatgacAACTCTGCTAGGGAAGAATGAACTGTTGAGAATCTCCGATTAGAAAAGATTTGcttaatatatagttgagattatcccatccaagtcaccaacaaaaatggcaactctatTGGGGAATGTTGTATAAAGTTGTCTGGGTTTTTTGTGATTTGATGGTCGAGCGTTGCTCCCGCGTCACAGGACTCAAATCTTTGCCCATAGAGTGAAGAGTTTCTTAATTTGTCCCTTGTCaatttgagtcaattctcataaatgttgtcGGAAAATCTATTGTAGTTCGTCTTTTGATAAAAAGTTTTTGTCTAGATCTGTCCATGTTTCAAAATTATTtgtaatacctcacaagttgtTAGTGGTGACTCTAAGACTCTGAGATCTATGCACTGGTGTGCATTTGTTTGAAGAAAAACCAAAGAATTTGCAGAAGAGATGAAGCAGGATAAGGAAGTGTTGCAGTGTTGTGTTGAAACAAATCTGGTGTGTGAAGAACTttaagttgtttgagtatttgtcctttgcaaggaggtggcgactctgtcaaAGATCAGTGTTAACgatttgaaggattgaaggtgattttgcaaATCCCTAGTTAAAGAAGGTAGTAGCAGCTTCAGCATTTCCAAGTATTTTGATTTTCACAAGTTAAgtatattttcatgaaaattatgTGTAGAAATGTTCCCTAGAGAGTGAGAGAAGCACAAgggaagggaatggtagtgattattttacatactcCTGCGACACAATTTTCACATTCTATATGAGGTTATATGGAGTATATTTTGAGCTATGCAGTGTAATAGTTTAAGATTTGTAGCAAAATGAAAGAAGtagggaaatgaatgaaaatatgtattatATGCCTGTGCTTCCTTGTGAAATGTCGAGTATAAATGTGAAACCTCTGCCAAATCACCATAGAGCtttctttatggaaagatataaaccattgagttttaatggtatccaaggtttcccaaatctTGTTCCTGCAAAGGTTAGGGAACAACTGCCAGAATTCAGTGGAAAAAGATCACAATCAGCACATCAACATTTGCAGGAGTTTTTTGAATTAATGGGCGATTTTGAGATAAATCaagaagatgttttcatgaagttgtttgttcaatcatTGAAGGAAAATGCCAGAGATTGGTTTTCTTATGTGCAACCTCTGCCAAATCATCATAGAGCtttctttatggaaagatataaaccattgagttttaatggtatccaaggtttcccaaatctTGTTCTTGCAAAGGTTAGGGAACAACCGCCAGAATTCAGtggaaaaagatcaaaatcaacatGTCAACATTTGCAGGAGTTTTTTGAAttaatgggagattttgagataaatcagatagatgttttcatgaagttgtttgttcaatctttgaaggaaaatgccaGAGATTGGTTTTCTTATCTGCCAACATgttctatctcatcatgggatgaaTTAAAGGTAGCATTCATGGAGCAGCTTGGTGAAAGAATTAATCCAAGCTCAATTATGAAAACATTTATGGGTATCCAGAAGGAAGATGAAGTGTTAGTACCTGCTTTTAATCTCAGGTTTGCTAGGACATTGGATGACATTCGTAGCAGTTATGGACCAAATGATGCAGTATGTTTAGTTGTTTATTTGGCTGCATTTGACGAGGAAGAGAGTTATTTGTTGAGAGATaaagatcctaaaaccttgcatcaggcttatatgatagcaatggatattgaaaACAACTTGAAGTATGGAATCCGTAGGGGTTATCTATCTGCAAAGGTATGCTATCCCAAAATACTAGAGGTTAAAGAAAGGCATGAGTCAGAAGATAAAGATCCATATCAAGCTGTTTACATCCCTATTGATCACATTAGCcctattattaattataatttgaacaaaaatgtgagtgaagagaactCGTCCCAGACaatggttattcctcatattgatgaagaaaAGGTTAATGAGAAATTATTTGACATATTggatatagagatggagatgatgTCAATCACTTGACCAAATGACAACAATAGGAGTTGCTCCAGGAAGAAGATCTCACTGAAGATTTATCTGTTGTCTTGTGTCTCAGATAGATCCAAAAGTGAAAATGAAGAATTGAAAAGTTGTATGTCTGAAATAGATGCAAATATGCAAGATTTTGAAGATATTAACTCAGTCTCTTGGGAAGTAGTTATATGTGGTAGCAAAATTTCAGGTGAAGAGATTCCACCAATTTTTAGTTAATGATACTATTGAGATAGAAAGTTGCATGATGTGTACCAATGAGGAAGTTGTCTTATTACAAGCCATTTTTAGCATTGAGGACCAGACTGTTTTAAGTTGCTATCATTACCAAAATTTCCCTGAGTTGACTTGTATGTTTGAGAGAAATCTAGTTCAAAA from Cryptomeria japonica chromosome 3, Sugi_1.0, whole genome shotgun sequence harbors:
- the LOC131048475 gene encoding pentatricopeptide repeat-containing protein At1g71210, mitochondrial isoform X2: MLSCCRRFLRKSNAYSLLLENNRNPTLSYLLSSVKPWWDLCRYSSKAEKHATKSINFFASSHGQWFLPPEVTRRNEKLRRDVEGICHVLHSRGPQALENALAQLGVRLTEECIVKVLKKLGNDDVLSGLMFFDWAARQRNYRHTTAAYCGFFKMLCQSKSNNLMLVWLDSFQKQLNVRGYQFYEVLIMGYAFAGQSHMALQMFGRMRFQGLDLERVGYDALLNRLIEEKCFDVVNAICKQISISRRHFKSSCSTECIMMRNLCKQGKLEEANELLCKIRNDGSAVAIFVTALCKAKRIDEAQTLIDEIRKEGRVSSMSKVYNAWIKGLVEEEKVDDAVECFEEARSFQGFVPGESCYNALVSGLLKKNRLEKVYDVNKNRLGKVYILMNEMKRQLIFPDNCTMNELICFLCQRRGMSDIVLGLCNGLSKMGFSLGNVTYNALISALCRAGKLDEAHRVLQNDIATGFNIRKQTYFDIVISLNKTRKMDVMQQVIDTGIKRLNAPNVSMSSTFISILCNTGKIDDKFLVPKKMRRKDILLNRKTYSALIQSFYVTKNSDMAVKLLLEMQEYGHHPSRYIFRSVIKVLCETGHSDQVLQLLDMHVSGKVELAFRYWEEMYDKGLIPKLECCEDLIHVLCKVGMFTGALKTFADMREKGGRSSTYIYNILLQYSFKVREIDWARVIFQLLYTQGSHPIASMFIGGLSNSSNLVSILQEIIEEIFVPNVFTFNMLIGALCKEGKVEAACDLFNYMPQKGCTPNAWSYDFIVHGLYMIQRVKEAEAFMKEMIEKGFRPSVWTDNLYRAMINKGK
- the LOC131048475 gene encoding pentatricopeptide repeat-containing protein At1g71210, mitochondrial isoform X1, producing MLSCCRRFLRKSNAYSLLLENNRNPTLSYLLSSVKPWWDLCRYSSKAEKHATKSINFFASSHGQWFLPPEVTRRNEKLRRDVEGICHVLHSRGPQALENALAQLGVRLTEECIVKVLKKLGNDDVLSGLMFFDWAARQRNYRHTTAAYCGFFKMLCQSKSNNLMLVWLDSFQKQLNVRGYQFYEVLIMGYAFAGQSHMALQMFGRMRFQGLDLERVGYDALLNRLIEEKCFDVVNAICKQISISRRHFKSSCSTECIMMRNLCKQGKLEEANELLCKIRNDGSAVAIFVTALCKAKRIDEAQTLIDEIRKEGRVSSMSKVYNAWIKGLVEEEKVDDAVECFEEARSFQGFVPGESCYNALVSGLLKKNRLEKVYDVNKNRLGKVYILMNEMKRQLIFPDNCTMNELICFLCQRRGMSDIVLGLCNGLSKMGFSLGNVTYNALISALCRAGKLDEAHRVLQNDIATGFNIRKQTYFDIVISLNKTRKMDVMQQVIDTGIKRLNAPNVSMSSTFISILCNTGKIDDKFLVPKKMRRKDILLNRKTYSALIQSFYVTKNSDMAVKLLLEMQEYGHHPSRYIFRSVIKVLCETGHSDQVLQLLDMHVSGKLNNINFYNVFISGLCNAGQPDIAMLAFKKMHENRCKPNTNTYVALLNGYMKCKKLVDALKFFEFLATVHPPHTRLYSVLIGGFCKAGKVELAFRYWEEMYDKGLIPKLECCEDLIHVLCKVGMFTGALKTFADMREKGGRSSTYIYNILLQYSFKVREIDWARVIFQLLYTQGSHPIASMFIGGLSNSSNLVSILQEIIEEIFVPNVFTFNMLIGALCKEGKVEAACDLFNYMPQKGCTPNAWSYDFIVHGLYMIQRVKEAEAFMKEMIEKGFRPSVWTDNLYRAMINKGK
- the LOC131048475 gene encoding pentatricopeptide repeat-containing protein At1g71210, mitochondrial isoform X3 gives rise to the protein MLSCCRRFLRKSNAYSLLLENNRNPTLSYLLSSVKPWWDLCRYSSKAEKHATKSINFFASSHGQWFLPPEVTRRNEKLRRDVEGICHVLHSRGPQALENALAQLGVRLTEECIVKVLKKLGNDDVLSGLMFFDWAARQRNYRHTTAAYCGFFKMLCQSKSNNLMLVWLDSFQKQLNVRGYQFYEVLIMGYAFAGQSHMALQMFGRMRFQGLDLERVGYDALLNRLIEEKCFDVVNAICKQISISRRHFKSSCSTECIMMRNLCKQGKLEEANELLCKIRNDGSAVAIFVTALCKAKRIDEAQTLIDEIRKEGRVSSMSKVYNAWIKGLVEEEKVDDAVECFEEARSFQGFVPGESCYNALVSGLLKKNRLEKVYDVNKNRLGKVYILMNEMKRQLIFPDNCTMNELICFLCQRRGMSDIVLGLCNGLSKMGFSLGNVTYNALISALCRAGKLDEAHRVLQNDIATGFNIRKQTYFDIVISLNKTRKMDVMQQVIDTGIKRLNAPNVSMSSTFISILCNTGKIDDKFLVPKKMRRKDILLNRKTYSALIQSFYVTKNSDMAVKLLLEMQEYGHHPSRYIFRSVIKVLCETGHSDQVLQLLDMHVSGLLQGRDAR